A region from the Mya arenaria isolate MELC-2E11 chromosome 2, ASM2691426v1 genome encodes:
- the LOC128205409 gene encoding piggyBac transposable element-derived protein 4-like produces MAKFLEVYTPEQNLSFDKGTCPWKGRLKIWVYNPAKPVKFGIKLFQLCEASSGYCLGFEVYAGKTNETNTNYCEALGVDPEHLTLTTQCLKRKMDEGKCVYHTNDNMLALKFKDKPDVSMLTTIHGANMSVLWKRKHGTDIHVQKPTCIVYYCRYMGGVDLLDQFDQYSTIARKTKKWWRKLFFHIMNICIVNAYRLYEKYTTNRPKKDHEGSRKSVVEALIIEGGGPRGQTERRGRPILGEKPARLTGKHFPAFIPAKQGAKQAKPCRDCVACNVKPENREGSKRKQTAYWCPDCQVALCFRIYHSHYDYKAVLNNV; encoded by the exons ATGGCAAAGTTTTTAGAGGTGTACACGCCGGAACAGAACCTCAGCTTCGACAAAGGGACTTGTCCATGGAAGGGGCGTTTGAAAATCTGGGTCTACAACCCAGCAAAACCAGTGAAGTTTGGGATCAAACTGTTTCAACTCTGTGAAGCTAGTAGTGGCTATTGTTTGGGGTTTGAAGTGTATGCTGGGAAGACAAATGAAACGAACACTAACTATTGTGAGGCACTGGGTGTTGATCCTGAACATTTGACACTTACAACACAGTGT TTGAAAAGGAAGATGGATGAGGGGAAATGCGTGTATCACACTAATGACAATATGTtagcattaaaatttaaagacaAGCCTGATGTCAGCATGTTGACAACTATACATGGTGCCAACATGAGTGTGCTATGGAAAAGGAAGCATGGCACTGACATCCATGTACAAAAGCCAACCTGTATTGTGTATTATTGTCGGTACATGGGAGGTGTGGACCTTCTTGACCAGTTTGATCAATACAGCACCATTGCTAGGAAAACAAAGAAGTGGTGGAGGAAGCTTTTCTTCCATATAATGAACATTTGTATAGTCAATGCGTACAGGTTGTACGAGAAGTACACCACCAACAGACCGAAGAAAGACCATGAGGGTTCCCGCAAGTCTGTGGTTGAAGCCCTGATCATCGAAGGCGGTGGACCACGTGGCCAAACTGAACGTCGGGGAAGGCCTATCCTTGGAGAAAAGCCTGCTAGACTGACAGGAAAGCACTTTCCTGCATTCATCCCTGCAAAACAAGGGGCTAAGCAGGCCAAGCCATGCCGGGACTGTGTCGCCTGCAACGTCAAACCGGAAAATCGGGAAGGGAGCAAGAGAAAACAGACTGCATACTGGTGTCCTGACTGCCAAGTTGCATTGTGTTTCAGGATTTATCACAGCCACTATGACTATAAGGCAGTGTTaaacaatgtttga